A region of Heptranchias perlo isolate sHepPer1 unplaced genomic scaffold, sHepPer1.hap1 HAP1_SCAFFOLD_52, whole genome shotgun sequence DNA encodes the following proteins:
- the LOC137314541 gene encoding probable G-protein coupled receptor 139, with the protein MGYPVIFLVQDIYFPVLAAVGVPVNLVAIVILSRGKCGLSKCISRYLVGMAVADLLVVIIGVILNWIGAIYFPGSFLFITPVCSFISSLSEAATGVSVWFTVAFTFDRFVAICCEKLKTKYCTERTAAVVLGTVSVLGCLESVPWYFTYEPDYIIDNIPWFCVTKPRFSTSPAWAAFDMFHLILTPCVPFCLILLLNVLTVRRILVSSRVRRGLRGRSNGENQSDPEMENRKKSIILLFSISGSFILLWLIRVVFFIYLRIADIWSYYSTADPGYITQQTAGMLQLLSSCTNTCIYVLTQTKFREELKNAVKYPLNLIVKFVKS; encoded by the exons atgggatatccagtaatatttctggtacaagatatttattttcctgttcttgcagcggttggagttccag ttaacttggtggcgattgtgatcctgtcccgaggaaagtgcggtctctccaaatgtattagtcgctacctggtgggaatggcagtggcagatctcctggtcgttatcattggtgtgatattgaattggattggtgcGATTTATTTCCCAGGTTCATTCCTGTTCATTACTCCTGTGTGTAGTTTTATTTCCTCCTTGAGTGAAGCAGCCACgggggtttctgtctggttcacagtcgctttcacctttgatcgatttgtggccatttgttgtgagaagctgaaaactaaatattgcaccgagagaacggcagctgtggttctgggaacagtgagtgtgctgggctgtttggagagtgtcccctggtactttacatatgaacctgactatataattgataatattccctggttttgtgtgactaAACCGAGGTtcagtacttcccccgcatgggccgcatttgacatgtttcacctcattttaaccccttgtgtcccgttctgtctgattttgctgctcaatgttctgacggtcaggcgtattttagtgtccagtcgagtccgcaggggactccggggccgcagcaatggagagaatcagagtgatccagagatggagaaccgaaagaaatccatcattttactcttcagtatatcgggcagttttatactgttgtggctgatacgggttgtatttttcatttatctgcgaattgcagacatttggTCTTATTACTCCACCGctgaccctggttatatcacacaacagacagcaggaatgctgcagcttctcagttcctgcacaaacacgtgtatttatgtcctgacccagactaaattcagagaggagctgaagaacgcggtgaaatacccactcaatctaattgttaaattcgtgaaatca